The nucleotide sequence GGTGAGCAACCATATCATGGGTATATGGGTCCAAACCCCGCCATTCCACTCTACGAGAGCTTGTGCATCGATAATGTGACATCCCCCCAGGCAACTCACAAGTTCAAGAATCTGATGTGGCCTGCTGGAAAGAAAAACTTCAGGTAAGTTGGTAACTTCAACTTTTTACGTATCATTTACACATGGTTTATTAGATTGTTTACACAAactttttctttgttgttttggTGCAGTGAAACCACAGATTCATTTGGCCAGTTATTAGCTGATTTGGATCGAACAGTGGGACAAATGATATTCGATAGCTTTGGGGTAGGAAACGAATACGAGTCTGTTGCTTGTTGCAACAGTCACCTCCTTAGATTCATCAAATATAAGGTGCCGGAGGACCCTGATATTACGTTAAGGTTTCCAATGCATACAGATAATAACTTCACAACCATAGTTGTTCAGCATGATGTTAGTGGGTTGGAGGTTAAAACAAAGGAAGGTGATTGGATTAATATCGAGTCTGTACCTTCGCACTTCTTATTCATGGCAGCCGAAGGATTGCAGGTGAGTCCAAACTTTAAATGCGGTAGTTCCATCCTATACGAATAACGTACCGTCACATATACGAAAAAAAATGTTCATCGTAGCACAATAtaatatgtataacaaagacaAGATAATAATAATGATGCAAGTAGTAAATTACTAAAcatatttcttttatttggaTTCAGGTATGGAGCAACGACAGAATAAAAGCTTGCCAACATCGAGTAAAACATCGCGGAGACAAGACGAGATACTCTCTCGGTCTGTTTACATTCAACAATGGAGTCATACAAGTACCAAAAGAACTAGTGGACGATGAGCACCCACTGCTCTATAATCCATGTGACAGTCGCGGCTATACACGATTTCATGCTTCAGCAGAGTCCAAGAAGGCAGCTTCTCGTATCAAAGCTTACTGCGGCGTCCAAgttgaaaactaaaatttatggTTGTCGTCGAGATATAAAATCGTGTAACAAATAACTTGCCCTATGCGCTATATATGTGTGCATTCTaaagatttttattttagttttgaatCTAAAATAaagatttgtttgtttgttgattttgatAGGAATGAAAGAgagattttttcttttgatatacAGTTTGTTCTCATGCAAAAAGATGACGTTCAGAACAAAGGCTAAAGACGCTCTGTGCTTTTGGCTACGGCCCTTGTTAGGAATATTTTCGGTTtcccaaaatataaaaaaaaagatgacgTTGGGAGGTTACCAAGGAAAGAACTGTCCACACCAACGTCATCAGTTTGTTCTCATGCAAAAAGAAGACGTTGGAAGgttaagaaggaagaaggaactGTCCTCGCCAACGTCATCTTCGCATGGGAAGATACTACCTTTGGTAGGCTTTTGTTCATCCGTTTAAAAAGTGGCAGGAATATGGTCTAGAGAGGAGAATATTGAACCAAACGCAGGAGAAACCCTTCCACTAGGGTAGAGGAGAATATTTGAAATAATAACTCTGTAAGTGGAAGACTTGCATGAAACAAATTCACTATCATTGTAGAGTTACAGTTCAATACCTACAGTATCATATGTAAGTTTCTCTTCAAATAACATTGCCCCACGGGGAATGAAACCATGTTTCATGCAAATTGCTCTCAACTGACAATACACTATTTTTTGTGCCGGTGCTCCAATAGCAAGAGGCATCAGCAAGTACGAATCCCTATTTGAAACCGTAGCACAAAGCATTTGATTATGGAATCAAAACATAACCCTAACTAATCATTCATCACTATCGTCACTGTCATATTGGCACAATGATTGTAAAACATTGGTTGTAGCATTGGTTTTACTCTTATCTGgttttgtcaaattttgaacCTCCTCTCCCGATTGTTTCTTCTTGTCTTCTGCTTCCGCTGACTTTTTACCTTCAGCCGCAACTGGTTTCTTAACTACAGCAACCCTAACAGTCGAGGACTTAAAAGGGAATTTAGCAGCTTCTGAGCCATTTCGATTCCCTGTCAatagaaaaataacaaaaatgctCAATAATGTTAAATGGAGAGAATCCAGAAAGAAACAAATGATTGATTCAGGGGCGAGAACAATCTGCATGTTTTGTCTGAACTACCTCTATCAGAAATACTGCTGTTTGTCAACCAATCTGTTGAATTGTTAGGAAGCCCGTGAGTAAGCTTTTTCCGCTGCATGGAAAATATGTGCATACAAACATTATAAGCTTACCATTGTCAGTTACACAACATGCAGATAATAGTTGCAACataaaatgtgttgattgttATTTAAGCAAGTTTAGGGTCTATAGACCACACAACAAGGAATTTATTCATTTCCCTCCACAGGATGCCTGACATTTAGAAACTAGAATCAATTTTCAATTGCAAATGCAGATGCTACAAAAAATTTCCCCTAGACACAATTGCAGAATAGCACAGGGTTGGAAAGAGAGGAGTGGATGGATGAAGCATAAAGCTGAGTTATCTTGATTATTGTATTTGCAAGACTCATCATGCAATTTCTAGATGAGTATATAAGAACACAGGATAAACACCAATAACAAAAACCGCACACTTGTTATACACCATACCAGGATGAGGATAAAAAACCAAATAAAGTAGAGCTGGATCTAGAACCAAAAGTCCAACACACTGTATGTATTCTTTGATAAGATGCCAACATGTATATACCAAACAACTAACATGGCGTACCTTCGGTGAGGTTTCACCGTTACCACTTAAAGGCTCAATCATatcttcttcatcatctaaATCTTCATCGTGAATTCTTTTAATATAATCTTTTGAGTTCTGCATAAATTTGTTCAGTTGTATTAGAAACAAACAGCCCACaagaaagaaaagtaaaaataaaagcaaaaaaatgATCAAGGAGAATTAAGTTGGACATAAAACAAAGTAGTGCGTAAATACTAACATGGAATACTATTGATTTTATGACTGCTTCATCCTCCTCTTCAATCCTTTTTTCCTGTGAAAAACATCAATCTTTGGTAAACTCACTAATAATAAAACTGAGACTACACAAGTAGCAGAGCAAGTTCAAGATAAAAATGAATGCACAAACAAGTACCATTATGTTCGAAAGTACAAGTATATGTAAATAATAAAACTCTTCAATCCTTTACATTCACCTTCCAAGGTAATGTATCACGTTTCAATAAACTAAACACATCAGGTTTTTGGTTTACCCATGGTTCAGGACACGAAGATAATTTGACTCACTTCCAACACATTAAATAAGTTGGCACAAGAAGCCTATCAAATTTCTTTGGTTATATAATTATTGTACCCTGAATTACTTGATGTTATAACAAATTCATGGAAACCACAACATCAGAGCTGCAAGTATTGCACACTTAAGGAACCATGCTCCTACATGTTTCTGCATTACAACAACTAAACAAATCCACAAGCATATAGCACACAATATATGACACTGGACAGGGAGCAATACCATATATACATGCATGtgtatttattggtttaaagtttaaattggTCTATATATGAACCACTTATAAATTGTACCTTTTGCACGGATGTTTGTTTCAAAGCCTCCAACATAGCATCCACACTCACAGTCGCATGCCTGGACTGAAAACCATAAACCTTGTATTAGTATCAGAGGATATTGACATGCAGCCGACACAAAGGTATACGTACTGACAGAAACAGAAAAGCCGtgcattcaatttaatggcAGAACTGCATGATTACATCATGCCCATCCATCGATcaaattacaaaagaataaaATTTGACGACTCATCACTAGACAAACAACTACTGAGACATCTACCTTCATGGACTTCATCTCATCCAAGGCAGCCATGACGTCCATCTCTCTTTTTGAATCCTGTGTTCTATTCTCCAAGGCTCTCATGGCATCTCCCATTTCTTCGGACTCCCTTTTCTGTTTCTCCTTATCTACTtcctgaaaagaaaaaacaaatatacaAAACAAGCAGTTAAGCAATGTTCATCACAGCATAAGAGAACCGGAAAACATGAAAGAACACGGTAAGTGGAAAGTCATcatttttgtttctgttttacCTCATCTTCATTGCGCCAGGGTTCAAAATTACGTGTCGCACCAGCCTCAACAACATAGTCAGAATTCTGTGGGTCTGTCTTCATCGCAAGCTCGGCAGAGCACTTGGTACATTTGAAGTAAAATCTGAATATTTGAATTCCCAAATACGTCTGCAAATGATAAAACCATCAATAACCCAGTTCACGCAACACAACAAAAACCCTATTAaacctataaaaaaaatcaatcaatcaaacaCCAATTCCCTCATtctcctaaaaaaaaattaaaaaaaatttaaaaaaaacctagaaTTCAAATCAAAGCGAATCAGGCTATGCAATTAAAAATCCTGGTGATTAAAGAACGACCCACGAACCTCTCCAACGACATCTTCTTTGCGAGAATTAAATTTGGTGCCTTTGTAGATGTAATTGCCGCAGGTGTTGCAGCGAATGCTCAT is from Malus sylvestris chromosome 5, drMalSylv7.2, whole genome shotgun sequence and encodes:
- the LOC126624149 gene encoding probable inactive 2-oxoglutarate-dependent dioxygenase AOP2, coding for MGSLAPPQLPTINFSAEDLKPGSSSWLSTAKQVRCALEEYGSFVAQYDQISPELHNNIFGQAADLFEVPLENKVKNVGEQPYHGYMGPNPAIPLYESLCIDNVTSPQATHKFKNLMWPAGKKNFSETTDSFGQLLADLDRTVGQMIFDSFGVGNEYESVACCNSHLLRFIKYKVPEDPDITLRFPMHTDNNFTTIVVQHDVSGLEVKTKEGDWINIESVPSHFLFMAAEGLQVWSNDRIKACQHRVKHRGDKTRYSLGLFTFNNGVIQVPKELVDDEHPLLYNPCDSRGYTRFHASAESKKAASRIKAYCGVQVEN
- the LOC126624148 gene encoding uncharacterized protein LOC126624148, which translates into the protein MGERKVLNKYYPPDFDPSKLPRIRRPKNQQIKVRMMLPMSIRCNTCGNYIYKGTKFNSRKEDVVGETYLGIQIFRFYFKCTKCSAELAMKTDPQNSDYVVEAGATRNFEPWRNEDEEVDKEKQKRESEEMGDAMRALENRTQDSKREMDVMAALDEMKSMKSRHATVSVDAMLEALKQTSVQKEKRIEEEDEAVIKSIVFHNSKDYIKRIHDEDLDDEEDMIEPLSGNGETSPKRKKLTHGLPNNSTDWLTNSSISDRGNRNGSEAAKFPFKSSTVRVAVVKKPVAAEGKKSAEAEDKKKQSGEEVQNLTKPDKSKTNATTNVLQSLCQYDSDDSDE